A stretch of the Syntrophorhabdales bacterium genome encodes the following:
- the recD gene encoding exodeoxyribonuclease V subunit alpha: MSREDSYQRTEHAGVLDLHFADWMVRLSAGVSADVLEDLRLAAVLASNAVGKGNVCVALADWAAEPIGSRDALGTHSTHYPNLAKWVKSLSTTPVVGRAGEFKPLILDRSYRLYLHRYWDYEGELASALRAKARSPKRSINDGLMEDSLRRLFPDKQGEELNWQRIAALAAMQNGLTIISGGPGTGKTFTMARILALMVEHAHGQRPAIALAAPTGKAAAKLRAVIQESKAGIDCSNDVKARIPEETSTLHRLLGARGRASFRFNKDNPLPYDVVVVDEASMVDLPLMANLASALKEDGRLILLGDKEQLASVEPGAVFGDICEAAGANTFSAAFRKQVRRFITHGLPANEQNITPLAGSAVMLARNYRFGGRSGIGVLSDLIKTGEGRAALELLKGATFKDISWREVPSAERLAHALEQSVLKYHSGYLRADEPAEAFALFSRFHMLCALREGPYGVTAINRTIQELAARRGLMRRQGRWYRGQPLMITANDYRLNLFNGDVGIILQDPETASLRVFFPTEKSAFKKVLPGRLTAYEAAHASTVHKSQGSEFDHVLLLLPDRHSEVVSRELVYTAVTRARDRVDIWGSEEAFIAAVARRTHRVSGLTDRLRENGE, encoded by the coding sequence ATGAGCAGAGAAGATTCATATCAGCGGACAGAACACGCCGGCGTTCTTGACCTCCATTTCGCCGACTGGATGGTAAGGTTGTCGGCGGGCGTCTCTGCAGACGTTCTTGAAGACCTCCGCCTGGCGGCTGTACTTGCAAGTAATGCCGTGGGAAAGGGAAACGTGTGTGTGGCCCTGGCAGATTGGGCGGCAGAGCCCATCGGGAGCAGAGATGCCCTCGGCACTCACTCAACACACTACCCTAATCTCGCGAAGTGGGTGAAGAGCCTGAGCACAACGCCGGTTGTCGGGAGAGCGGGAGAATTCAAGCCGCTCATTCTAGATCGGAGTTATCGGCTGTACCTGCATCGCTACTGGGATTACGAGGGTGAGCTGGCGAGTGCGCTCCGTGCAAAAGCTCGAAGCCCGAAGAGGTCGATAAATGATGGGCTCATGGAAGACAGCCTTCGACGACTCTTCCCTGATAAACAAGGAGAAGAGTTAAACTGGCAGAGAATAGCCGCGCTGGCGGCAATGCAGAACGGCCTCACGATAATCTCTGGAGGTCCGGGAACAGGCAAAACATTTACCATGGCGAGAATTCTCGCGCTCATGGTGGAGCACGCACATGGTCAGAGGCCGGCCATTGCCCTGGCAGCGCCCACCGGCAAAGCAGCAGCCAAGCTGAGAGCAGTGATACAAGAGAGTAAGGCGGGCATCGATTGTTCGAATGATGTGAAAGCCCGGATACCGGAGGAGACATCGACGCTCCACCGTCTTCTGGGAGCACGTGGCAGAGCGAGCTTCAGGTTTAATAAAGATAATCCGCTCCCCTACGACGTAGTTGTGGTAGATGAGGCGTCGATGGTCGACCTTCCGCTCATGGCGAACTTGGCGAGTGCACTTAAGGAAGATGGCAGGCTTATCCTTCTCGGTGACAAGGAGCAGCTGGCATCGGTGGAGCCGGGAGCAGTCTTTGGCGACATCTGTGAGGCTGCGGGTGCCAATACGTTTTCTGCAGCATTCAGAAAACAGGTTCGGCGATTTATTACTCATGGACTTCCTGCGAACGAGCAGAACATCACACCGTTGGCTGGTTCAGCAGTGATGCTGGCGAGGAACTACCGCTTCGGCGGGCGGAGCGGCATAGGCGTGTTGAGCGATCTGATTAAGACGGGAGAGGGCAGGGCAGCTCTTGAGCTGCTCAAAGGCGCTACGTTCAAAGACATTTCGTGGCGGGAGGTCCCGTCGGCAGAGCGCCTGGCTCATGCATTGGAACAGAGCGTGCTTAAGTATCACTCCGGTTATCTGAGAGCGGATGAGCCCGCAGAAGCTTTCGCTCTCTTCAGCAGATTTCATATGCTCTGTGCACTTCGTGAAGGTCCTTACGGAGTTACGGCCATCAACCGTACAATCCAGGAACTGGCCGCCAGGCGTGGCCTGATGCGGCGGCAAGGCAGATGGTACCGAGGACAACCTCTTATGATAACCGCAAATGACTACAGGTTGAACCTCTTCAACGGAGATGTGGGCATTATTCTACAGGACCCGGAAACAGCGAGCCTGAGAGTTTTCTTCCCAACGGAAAAGAGTGCCTTCAAGAAAGTCCTTCCCGGCAGACTCACAGCCTACGAGGCAGCGCACGCTAGTACTGTTCACAAAAGCCAGGGATCCGAATTTGACCATGTCCTCCTTTTGCTGCCGGACAGACATTCCGAAGTCGTATCGAGAGAGCTCGTATACACTGCTGTGACACGGGCGAGAGACCGGGTTGACATCTGGGGTAGTGAAGAGGCCTTTATCGCGGCGGTTGCCCGGCGGACTCATCGGGTGTCGGGCTTGACGGATCGGCTGAGGGAGAACGGAGAGTGA
- a CDS encoding putative molybdenum carrier protein: protein MLKKIVSGGQTGADRAALDFAIQRAIPHGGFVPKGRKAEDGPIPSRYRVKETRTASYPQRTEQNVIHSDGTLIISHGSLTEGSANTQAMAVKHDRPWLHLDMKRLTVREATQMLRSWVAENHIEVLNVAGPRKSRDPLIYDTTFEILQATFS, encoded by the coding sequence ATGCTCAAAAAGATCGTCTCCGGCGGTCAGACAGGCGCTGACAGGGCGGCTTTGGACTTTGCTATACAACGCGCCATTCCCCACGGGGGATTTGTCCCTAAAGGCAGAAAAGCAGAAGATGGGCCGATCCCAAGCCGCTACCGGGTCAAGGAGACGCGCACCGCGAGCTATCCTCAAAGAACTGAACAGAACGTCATCCATTCCGACGGCACACTTATCATATCCCATGGCAGTCTCACTGAAGGCTCAGCCAATACTCAAGCCATGGCCGTAAAGCACGACCGACCCTGGCTCCATCTCGATATGAAGAGACTTACCGTACGAGAGGCGACGCAGATGCTGCGTTCCTGGGTGGCAGAAAATCACATTGAGGTGCTCAATGTCGCAGGCCCCAGGAAATCGCGCGACCCGTTGATATACGACACCACATTTGAAATCCTGCAGGCCACTTTTTCGTAG
- a CDS encoding DoxX family protein, with protein MGTTYNLLDLAGRILISVMFLESGAGKILKYNSTAHYMQSHGVPAILLPLVIALEIVGSIGVILGYKTRLFAFLLAGFCILAPLLFHSNVADQTQWLMFMKDIAIAGGFLAVCARGAGDFSMDKRAAHR; from the coding sequence ATGGGGACTACGTATAATCTATTGGATTTGGCGGGGCGGATTCTCATTTCGGTGATGTTTCTGGAATCCGGCGCAGGCAAAATCCTGAAATACAATTCTACAGCTCACTACATGCAATCGCACGGCGTGCCGGCTATACTCCTGCCGCTGGTTATCGCGCTCGAGATAGTGGGGTCCATAGGCGTTATACTGGGATACAAGACCCGCCTGTTCGCTTTTCTACTGGCAGGCTTTTGTATCCTGGCCCCACTTCTATTTCACTCAAACGTTGCTGACCAGACGCAGTGGCTCATGTTCATGAAGGACATAGCGATTGCCGGAGGATTCCTGGCGGTCTGTGCGAGAGGCGCCGGTGATTTTAGCATGGACAAAAGAGCTGCACATCGCTGA
- a CDS encoding cupin domain-containing protein, whose amino-acid sequence MDIGKKIRECRLQRNLNIRQLSELVECTTSLISQVERGKADPSISTLKKIAKALNVNIVDFFMVRHNKEDVITRPDERVDIQLRRWDTRIQSLVKSVNGRKMQPFYTVIQPGGGSHGMYSHEGEEFGIVIEGEMELLLDDKVHVVRKNESFYFSSHVPHNWNNRSNKDAVVIWVITPPTF is encoded by the coding sequence ATGGACATAGGCAAGAAAATAAGAGAATGCAGGCTGCAACGTAATCTCAACATACGCCAGCTTTCGGAACTGGTGGAATGCACCACGTCGCTTATATCTCAGGTTGAGAGGGGTAAGGCGGATCCTTCCATCTCCACTCTTAAGAAAATTGCGAAAGCGCTAAACGTGAACATAGTTGATTTTTTTATGGTCCGTCACAACAAGGAAGATGTGATTACCCGCCCGGATGAGCGTGTTGATATACAACTCCGCCGATGGGATACCAGGATACAGTCGCTCGTCAAGAGCGTGAACGGAAGGAAAATGCAACCGTTTTACACGGTCATACAACCGGGTGGCGGTTCACACGGCATGTATAGCCATGAGGGCGAGGAGTTCGGGATCGTGATCGAGGGAGAGATGGAACTCCTGCTCGATGACAAGGTTCATGTTGTGCGCAAAAATGAGAGTTTCTATTTTTCATCACACGTGCCCCACAACTGGAACAATAGAAGCAACAAAGACGCGGTAGTGATATGGGTCATCACCCCGCCGACGTTTTAA